The Sulfurospirillum halorespirans DSM 13726 genome has a window encoding:
- a CDS encoding GNAT family N-acetyltransferase, protein MNIVPICEKDFHQFWPEFEAIIQAQETYAYEPHMTYLEAYTLWCEVPQVCFVAKEGETILGSYFLKANGMGPSSHICNCGYMVSSNARGKGVARALCEHSQEMGRSLGYTAMQFNAVVSTNTVAVTLWQKLGFAIVGTIPNAYKHGKLGYVNTYVMHKVL, encoded by the coding sequence ATGAACATCGTTCCGATTTGTGAAAAAGATTTTCATCAGTTTTGGCCTGAATTTGAGGCGATCATTCAAGCCCAAGAAACCTATGCGTATGAACCACATATGACCTATCTAGAAGCCTATACATTATGGTGTGAAGTACCGCAAGTCTGTTTTGTAGCCAAAGAAGGCGAAACAATACTCGGCAGTTACTTCCTAAAAGCAAACGGCATGGGACCGAGTTCACACATCTGCAACTGCGGGTATATGGTCTCTTCAAACGCGAGAGGCAAAGGCGTAGCGCGCGCTCTTTGTGAACACAGCCAAGAAATGGGTCGTTCCCTTGGCTACACCGCCATGCAATTTAATGCTGTCGTATCGACCAATACCGTTGCCGTCACATTATGGCAAAAACTTGGCTTTGCTATTGTCGGTACCATCCCCAACGCCTATAAGCATGGAAAATTGGGTTATGTCAATACGTATGTGATGCACAAAGTGCTGTAA
- a CDS encoding alanine--tRNA ligase-related protein, whose product MLQKLFWNDPYLSEIQAKIESVEGDCIYLDQTIFYAFSGGQESDFGTIGGIEVLEATKEGTNIRYTMPSEHNLHIGQEVMVKIDWQRRYSLMQHHFAAELILELLYQELGSVEKIGAHIAQDKARIDFFWHENISTLFPLLLLKAAELIEKNLPIKSDYSDIANQRRYWKIDGFAEVPCGGTHLKHTGEVGQLSLKRKNIGKGKERIEIYLDN is encoded by the coding sequence ATGCTACAAAAACTTTTTTGGAATGACCCCTATTTGAGCGAAATTCAAGCAAAAATTGAATCGGTTGAGGGTGATTGTATTTACTTAGATCAAACCATTTTTTACGCATTTTCAGGCGGACAAGAGAGCGATTTTGGAACCATTGGTGGCATTGAAGTCTTAGAAGCTACAAAAGAAGGCACCAATATCCGCTACACCATGCCAAGCGAACATAATCTTCACATAGGTCAAGAAGTAATGGTCAAGATCGACTGGCAAAGGCGTTATAGCCTGATGCAACACCATTTTGCCGCGGAATTAATCCTGGAACTCCTCTATCAAGAGCTAGGTTCTGTGGAAAAAATTGGTGCACACATCGCCCAAGATAAAGCTCGAATTGATTTTTTTTGGCATGAAAACATCAGCACCTTGTTTCCCTTACTTCTTCTCAAAGCAGCTGAATTAATCGAGAAAAACCTACCCATCAAAAGTGACTACAGCGACATTGCAAATCAAAGACGCTACTGGAAAATCGACGGTTTCGCAGAGGTTCCTTGTGGAGGAACACACTTAAAACACACAGGCGAAGTGGGTCAACTCTCCTTAAAACGAAAGAATATTGGCAAAGGCAAAGAGAGAATTGAAATTTATTTGGATAACTAG
- a CDS encoding methyltransferase: MNHDLLTLQPDRPPVITSEIELIHFYHDTNVKAAVQQMIAGTYVLVEELYSNGLEILAELKRTLLVYYTDTKFQGQRDFRSAFREASHRLLVEVKGHKLLVKKAPVIGWLEVLYPEVSDFYVSFPEVQGMNSAWQWYKKGIEVKTLGITLHPFYGTYFPTRFDHLTLFDKWLKKYVGSKEKAIEIGVGSGILSFQLIQNGFKNIFATDTNKNAIIGVAQECKRLGYEGNITLNHGDLFENCDVKADVIVFNPPWLLAKHTLEEGLDKAIYYEKELFPRFFEQALKHLAPEGKLVLLFSNLAQVIDEKSAHPIIEELQNHNRFRKELHLRRDVSASSKKTKRTDARENEKVELWVLAPKEKDALS; encoded by the coding sequence ATGAATCACGATTTACTCACTCTCCAACCCGACAGGCCGCCAGTTATCACCTCAGAGATTGAACTGATACATTTCTATCATGACACGAATGTGAAGGCTGCCGTTCAGCAGATGATAGCAGGGACGTATGTTCTGGTGGAAGAGTTGTATAGCAATGGTTTAGAGATTTTGGCGGAACTCAAACGAACGCTTTTAGTTTATTACACCGACACAAAATTTCAAGGACAACGCGATTTTCGTAGCGCCTTTAGAGAGGCATCGCACCGTTTATTAGTGGAAGTCAAAGGTCATAAATTGCTTGTTAAGAAGGCTCCCGTGATTGGTTGGTTGGAGGTGTTATACCCCGAGGTTTCTGACTTTTATGTCTCTTTCCCTGAAGTACAGGGCATGAATAGCGCATGGCAGTGGTATAAAAAAGGTATTGAAGTGAAAACCTTAGGCATCACGCTTCACCCATTTTACGGCACGTACTTTCCCACACGATTTGACCATTTAACCCTCTTTGATAAATGGTTGAAAAAATACGTTGGCTCAAAAGAGAAGGCGATAGAAATAGGCGTAGGAAGTGGCATTTTATCGTTTCAACTCATTCAAAATGGTTTTAAAAATATCTTCGCAACCGATACCAATAAAAATGCGATTATCGGTGTTGCGCAAGAGTGTAAGCGATTGGGTTATGAAGGGAATATAACCCTAAATCATGGTGATTTATTTGAAAATTGCGATGTTAAAGCGGATGTGATTGTTTTTAATCCGCCTTGGTTACTGGCAAAACATACTTTGGAAGAGGGGCTTGATAAAGCGATTTATTATGAAAAAGAGCTCTTTCCACGATTTTTTGAACAAGCATTAAAGCACCTTGCACCTGAAGGAAAACTAGTGCTACTCTTCTCAAATCTCGCGCAAGTCATTGATGAAAAAAGCGCTCATCCCATCATAGAAGAGTTACAAAATCACAACCGTTTTAGAAAAGAGTTACACCTCAGACGTGATGTGAGCGCTTCATCGAAAAAAACAAAACGCACCGATGCAAGAGAGAATGAAAAAGTCGAATTGTGGGTTTTAGCGCCAAAAGAGAAGGACGCGTTATCGTAA
- a CDS encoding protoheme IX farnesyltransferase, which yields MIRLFFEVTKFRLSAAVTLSAVLTFILVRGENVMQMAGSVLAVLLLALGVSALNQYQERESDAKMARTKRRPIPSGRITPSNVLLLSIVLIVVAMLLIHSELGNSGLILFLFVPLWYNGLYTYLKPHSAFTVVPGGLLGVIPPAIGWLAAGRSLAEPEFLALGLLFFVWQVPHFWLLMAKHDEDYKRGGFPTASEVLGDEAFRRVLFVWWTFTILCGIFAMLIFRVHNPMVIALLVGLDLTAVFFGTKILSEPLTPSHAGALFHKINFFLLATVILLSIDGI from the coding sequence ATGATCCGCTTATTTTTTGAGGTAACCAAATTTCGCCTCTCAGCAGCCGTAACACTCTCAGCAGTGCTCACCTTTATACTGGTACGAGGTGAAAATGTCATGCAGATGGCAGGGTCTGTCCTTGCGGTCTTGCTCCTTGCTTTAGGGGTATCAGCGCTCAATCAATACCAAGAAAGAGAAAGTGATGCCAAAATGGCACGTACCAAACGACGCCCTATACCTTCTGGGCGTATCACGCCTTCTAACGTTTTGCTTCTCTCGATCGTTTTGATCGTAGTGGCGATGCTTTTAATCCACAGCGAACTCGGAAATTCAGGCTTGATCCTCTTTCTTTTCGTGCCTTTGTGGTATAACGGTCTTTATACCTATCTTAAACCTCATTCGGCTTTTACCGTCGTTCCAGGAGGACTTTTAGGCGTCATTCCTCCCGCTATCGGTTGGTTGGCAGCTGGACGCAGTCTGGCAGAACCAGAATTTCTAGCACTTGGATTGCTTTTCTTTGTCTGGCAGGTACCTCATTTTTGGCTGTTGATGGCGAAGCATGATGAAGACTACAAAAGAGGAGGATTTCCTACTGCTAGTGAAGTATTGGGTGATGAAGCATTTCGTCGGGTGCTTTTTGTATGGTGGACATTTACGATTCTTTGCGGTATTTTTGCTATGCTGATTTTTCGTGTGCATAATCCAATGGTTATTGCATTGTTAGTAGGATTGGATCTAACGGCAGTCTTTTTCGGAACAAAAATTCTCTCTGAACCGCTTACGCCAAGCCACGCAGGTGCCCTTTTTCATAAGATCAATTTTTTCTTGTTGGCGACTGTCATACTGCTAAGTATAGACGGAATATAA
- the coxB gene encoding cytochrome c oxidase subunit II, translated as MLEGFNKHASTFADDVDQAFWISTGISAAMFVLVVGLMVFFIIRYHHSRVKPEEIRNIRHYLPLEIAWTVIPTILLFIIFYYGYTSFRELRTMPKDAFTVDVLGKRWSWTFTYPNGKRTAELYVPIGENIQLRLASLENDVLHSFFVPAFRVKEDVVPGRITHLWFNATAIGSYDIECAEYCGVGHAMMLTKLEVMDKTAFDTWYASGKLSPHDTEEPKGKGEEVYKTLGCVSCHSLDGSESVGPSFKGMYGAKIKVLTEGKLREVIADDEYIRSSIRTPDKDVAQGFQSGIMPNLSDQIDKDQMESLIEFMKQQNDTTPVTGHEEVKPVVEEVVKTEQQAVAPSKPDGTALFKSKGCIACHSLDGTKKIGPSLKGIYMSVRKVLTDGKEREVKADEAYLHTSIHDPNADVVEGFSANMMPSFGKTLTQAEIDALVNYIKEIQ; from the coding sequence ATGTTGGAAGGATTTAACAAGCATGCTTCTACCTTCGCGGATGATGTGGATCAGGCGTTTTGGATTTCTACAGGCATTTCTGCGGCAATGTTTGTGTTGGTCGTGGGACTCATGGTCTTTTTTATTATTCGTTACCATCACAGCCGAGTCAAGCCCGAAGAGATACGAAACATCAGGCATTATCTGCCGCTTGAGATAGCTTGGACGGTTATTCCGACGATCTTGTTGTTCATCATTTTCTATTACGGATATACCTCTTTTAGAGAGTTACGGACGATGCCCAAGGATGCGTTTACGGTGGATGTGTTGGGGAAACGGTGGTCGTGGACATTTACCTACCCTAACGGTAAAAGAACGGCGGAACTCTATGTTCCTATTGGAGAGAACATTCAACTACGTCTTGCTTCACTTGAGAACGACGTATTGCACAGTTTTTTTGTTCCAGCTTTTCGCGTCAAAGAAGATGTAGTACCAGGCAGAATAACTCATTTATGGTTTAATGCGACCGCCATAGGGAGCTATGACATCGAATGTGCAGAGTATTGTGGTGTCGGACACGCGATGATGCTGACGAAGCTAGAAGTGATGGATAAAACAGCTTTTGATACCTGGTACGCCAGTGGAAAACTTAGTCCTCACGACACAGAGGAACCCAAAGGAAAAGGCGAAGAGGTATATAAGACACTCGGATGCGTTTCATGCCATAGTTTAGACGGCTCAGAGAGCGTAGGACCTTCGTTTAAAGGCATGTACGGCGCAAAGATCAAAGTACTGACAGAGGGAAAACTACGCGAAGTGATTGCCGATGATGAGTATATTCGCTCATCCATTCGCACGCCTGATAAAGATGTCGCTCAAGGGTTCCAAAGTGGGATCATGCCAAATCTTTCAGACCAGATAGACAAAGACCAGATGGAATCTCTCATAGAGTTTATGAAACAGCAAAACGATACAACACCCGTTACGGGTCATGAAGAAGTCAAACCCGTCGTCGAAGAGGTTGTCAAAACAGAACAACAAGCAGTTGCGCCAAGTAAGCCAGATGGCACTGCCTTATTTAAGAGTAAAGGTTGCATCGCCTGCCATAGCCTTGATGGGACTAAAAAGATAGGACCAAGCCTTAAAGGCATTTATATGAGTGTCCGAAAAGTCCTTACAGATGGAAAAGAACGGGAAGTGAAGGCGGATGAAGCGTATCTGCACACATCTATTCACGATCCAAATGCCGATGTGGTGGAAGGCTTTTCTGCAAACATGATGCCCTCTTTTGGAAAGACGCTCACGCAAGCTGAGATAGATGCACTTGTAAACTATATTAAAGAGATCCAATGA
- a CDS encoding cytochrome C oxidase subunit IV family protein, with protein MTYTLALYTKVLAGLLLLTLLTFIQPTLYHLTPGNTAGVQLGISIIKIGLVSAFYMHLRSENAYLKGYIVMALIIMLIFFVIVGIDVAHS; from the coding sequence ATGACATACACTCTTGCTCTTTATACAAAAGTATTGGCAGGTCTGTTGTTACTGACCCTGCTCACGTTCATACAGCCCACATTGTATCATCTGACACCGGGAAATACAGCGGGTGTACAGTTAGGGATAAGTATTATAAAGATAGGGCTTGTCAGTGCATTTTACATGCATTTGCGTAGTGAAAACGCCTATTTAAAAGGCTATATCGTGATGGCTTTGATCATCATGCTTATTTTTTTTGTGATCGTCGGTATCGACGTGGCACATTCGTAA
- a CDS encoding cytochrome c oxidase subunit 3 → MEQEMAYDRQGKSYPVADFKDDYSGDKLGFWVFLLTEGMMFGVLFLLYGIYFYRHTAMFAFSSADLNIWLGGTNTVLLLISTYTMGVATLMMRQGKLKLSAMLVGLTIFIAIVFLGIKASEWGVDISHGIYPGSKLLDAKDTGEILFFGLYFVMTGLHGLHVIIGIALMSWVLLLMRSGGIHPEHTIVMKNVTLYWDFVHLIWIVLFPLLYMIGV, encoded by the coding sequence ATGGAACAGGAGATGGCTTATGATAGGCAGGGCAAGTCCTATCCGGTAGCTGATTTTAAGGATGATTACAGTGGTGATAAACTTGGCTTTTGGGTTTTTTTGCTCACTGAGGGAATGATGTTCGGTGTACTTTTTTTACTTTATGGCATCTATTTCTACCGACATACTGCCATGTTTGCTTTCTCCTCCGCAGATTTAAACATCTGGCTGGGCGGCACCAATACGGTGTTACTCTTGATCAGCACGTATACGATGGGGGTTGCTACGCTGATGATGCGTCAGGGAAAGCTAAAACTCTCTGCTATGTTAGTCGGTTTGACGATTTTCATCGCTATTGTATTTTTAGGCATCAAAGCTTCGGAATGGGGTGTAGATATCAGCCATGGTATCTATCCTGGCTCCAAACTGCTTGACGCCAAAGACACAGGAGAGATACTTTTTTTCGGTCTTTATTTTGTCATGACAGGACTTCACGGGTTACATGTAATCATAGGAATAGCGCTTATGAGTTGGGTGTTGCTGCTTATGCGCTCGGGCGGTATCCATCCTGAACATACCATCGTTATGAAAAATGTCACTCTGTATTGGGATTTTGTACATCTGATCTGGATCGTTCTTTTTCCGCTACTTTACATGATAGGAGTCTAA
- a CDS encoding cytochrome c oxidase subunit I — protein sequence MMPSFYYETHTIFGTHKSKILQWIFSIDHKRIAILYIGVLFALFFCAVGAALTMRAELFFPGQQLIQAQTYNQLFTFHGVTMIFLFIVPGIAAGLGNFILPLMLGARDLSFPRLNLLSWWLYILGVVVALSSLVTGAGFADTGWTFYAPYSIRTDSHVLSTLIAAFILGLSSILTGLNFVVTIHRLRAPGMDFFKMPLFVWGLYATAWIQVLATPVIGITLILVILERTLGIGVFDPSKGGDPILFEHLFWIYSHPAVYLMILPGFGIISEVLPVFTRRTIFGYRSIAISSASIAGIGYLVWGHHMFTSGISDIARLIFSFLTFLVAIPTGVKIFDWLATLYKGSIVLATPMLWILGSIVNFTVGGLTGLTLGALGPDIHLHDTYFVVAHFHYTILGGVVFMFIGGMHYWYPKITGKMYDEVKGRVAFGLMFVGFNMLWFPMFIAGFLGNPRRYFDYLPTFTIYHQLSGIGALLVALGLLLVLYTFYKGLKEGKEAGPNPWRGTTLEWHIPSPPPLENFSKIPYVDFDPYEYEDGEPLVQLDENFRRIR from the coding sequence ATGATGCCTAGTTTTTATTATGAGACACATACCATCTTTGGGACGCATAAAAGCAAGATACTGCAGTGGATATTTTCGATAGATCATAAACGCATAGCTATTTTATATATAGGTGTACTGTTCGCACTGTTTTTTTGTGCGGTCGGTGCCGCACTGACCATGCGTGCAGAACTGTTTTTCCCTGGACAGCAGTTGATACAAGCCCAAACATACAATCAGCTTTTTACCTTCCACGGAGTAACAATGATCTTTTTGTTCATTGTCCCAGGAATTGCTGCAGGACTTGGAAACTTCATATTGCCATTGATGCTCGGAGCGAGAGATCTTTCCTTCCCGCGTTTAAATCTGTTGTCATGGTGGCTGTATATCCTAGGAGTGGTGGTAGCCCTCTCCTCTTTGGTCACAGGAGCGGGATTTGCAGACACGGGTTGGACGTTTTATGCACCCTATAGTATCCGCACGGATTCCCATGTGCTCTCCACGCTTATTGCCGCATTCATTTTGGGGCTCTCTTCCATTTTGACGGGGCTCAATTTTGTCGTGACGATTCACCGTCTACGAGCACCCGGTATGGATTTTTTCAAGATGCCACTTTTTGTCTGGGGTTTGTATGCCACAGCTTGGATACAAGTGCTTGCAACGCCTGTCATAGGCATTACACTCATATTGGTCATCTTGGAGCGAACACTGGGCATTGGCGTCTTTGATCCATCAAAAGGTGGTGATCCTATCCTATTTGAGCATCTTTTTTGGATCTATTCTCATCCAGCGGTCTATCTTATGATTCTTCCTGGATTTGGCATTATCTCAGAAGTTTTGCCCGTGTTCACAAGACGTACCATTTTTGGATACCGCTCTATTGCCATCTCCTCTGCTTCGATTGCAGGGATTGGTTATTTGGTTTGGGGACATCATATGTTTACCTCAGGCATAAGCGACATAGCACGTCTCATCTTCTCATTTTTGACTTTTCTTGTCGCCATACCCACGGGAGTGAAAATATTTGACTGGTTAGCCACGCTTTATAAAGGCTCTATTGTTCTAGCAACACCCATGCTGTGGATTCTTGGAAGTATCGTAAACTTTACCGTTGGCGGGCTTACAGGACTCACGCTTGGGGCTTTGGGTCCAGACATCCATCTTCATGACACCTACTTCGTCGTGGCGCATTTTCACTATACCATTTTGGGTGGCGTTGTTTTTATGTTCATCGGTGGAATGCATTACTGGTATCCAAAAATCACGGGGAAAATGTATGATGAAGTTAAAGGGCGTGTCGCTTTTGGTTTGATGTTCGTGGGCTTTAACATGCTTTGGTTCCCGATGTTTATCGCAGGCTTTCTTGGCAATCCACGACGCTATTTTGACTATCTACCGACGTTTACAATCTACCATCAACTATCGGGTATCGGAGCCCTTTTAGTTGCATTGGGGCTTCTGCTTGTTCTTTATACGTTTTACAAAGGGCTCAAAGAGGGTAAAGAAGCGGGTCCAAATCCTTGGAGAGGTACGACATTGGAGTGGCATATCCCTTCTCCACCGCCTTTAGAGAACTTTTCTAAGATTCCTTATGTGGATTTTGACCCTTACGAATATGAAGACGGCGAACCGTTGGTTCAGCTGGACGAAAATTTTAGAAGGATACGCTAA
- a CDS encoding SCO family protein, which yields MSTYTLKKNSVFSSFLSQFFAVMLFCSALCANEKLGEEEHLGSYVPLDIPFLDETGKQVTFRQLMDGKPIILTLNYYVCPALCTLQLQDLAKNLEKVKLTENEDYKVITLSFDPEETPKDAAHKKSELMAPMTHFDTSAWTFLTGSEADISQVTQSVGFHYEKQMGHHGMVEYIHPAVLIALSPEGKITRYLNGIKQLPFDIQMAMMEASQGTVRPTIAKTLLFCFSFDSVAKTYVLATEKIVAVVLSLILGGFFLYLVLTGRKKDSSEENDA from the coding sequence ATGTCGACTTATACATTAAAAAAAAATAGTGTGTTTTCATCTTTTTTAAGTCAATTTTTTGCTGTAATGCTGTTCTGTTCTGCTTTATGTGCAAATGAAAAACTGGGGGAAGAAGAACATCTAGGCAGTTATGTGCCTTTAGATATCCCGTTTTTAGATGAAACTGGCAAACAGGTGACGTTTAGGCAACTTATGGACGGTAAACCGATCATCCTTACATTAAACTACTACGTATGCCCCGCTTTGTGTACCCTTCAACTCCAAGACCTTGCAAAAAATCTAGAGAAAGTCAAACTGACAGAAAATGAAGACTATAAGGTCATTACATTAAGTTTTGATCCTGAAGAAACGCCCAAAGATGCAGCGCATAAAAAGTCCGAGCTGATGGCTCCCATGACACATTTCGATACAAGTGCATGGACATTTCTAACAGGGAGCGAGGCAGATATTTCTCAGGTGACACAAAGCGTAGGATTTCATTATGAAAAACAGATGGGGCATCATGGGATGGTGGAGTACATACACCCTGCCGTACTAATTGCTCTCTCACCAGAAGGTAAGATCACTCGTTATCTCAACGGCATAAAACAACTTCCTTTTGATATTCAGATGGCAATGATGGAAGCGTCGCAGGGAACGGTAAGACCGACCATCGCAAAGACACTGCTGTTTTGCTTTTCTTTCGATTCTGTCGCCAAGACCTATGTCTTAGCGACAGAAAAAATAGTTGCTGTGGTTCTATCGCTTATATTAGGCGGTTTTTTCCTTTACTTAGTTTTAACAGGAAGAAAAAAAGACTCATCGGAGGAAAATGATGCCTAG
- a CDS encoding OprD family outer membrane porin: MKIVKLSLVAFVVAGLASSSFAASDTLADAFKNGKVTGELRAWYFDRDTGDQNNGTLAKGDADIFTTGVMLSYVTDSLNGLSFGATFQGSYSPFADNDAKNLYGTDMYGSGAVLSEAYVTYTLGKTTAKVGRQFIASPLVNSSGSRMIKEAFQAAVLINTDLPNTTLVAGYSDRFQGRTSDYDRSVDGSDSEMPSFKKEAVFYGTGTTAGSNVFGFDGAYTAAAINKSITNLTLTGQYLFVNDVEFTEGGDANVFYAEGNYVVPLSTMKLLFDVTYRGSRTSNETFDGFHVEGDMYQGRIGFSELAGFKASFAYSTVSDDQSVLLGAGNGPSTYTAPLVKGAEVTSGANTDAYKIEVGYDFTTVGVTGLKVLGQYAKINQDKHTATSGIVLNGATVDTESTYWEAQVAYDLPTIKGLTLSLEYEDGQKETTTTVDSSEIRFRANYKF; this comes from the coding sequence ATGAAAATAGTTAAACTTAGCTTGGTGGCTTTCGTCGTTGCTGGACTTGCGTCTAGCTCTTTTGCTGCGAGTGATACACTTGCAGACGCATTTAAAAACGGAAAAGTAACGGGTGAATTACGCGCCTGGTATTTTGATCGAGACACGGGTGATCAAAATAATGGGACATTGGCGAAAGGTGATGCCGATATTTTTACTACAGGCGTTATGCTAAGTTACGTGACAGATTCGTTGAATGGTTTGAGCTTTGGTGCGACATTCCAAGGAAGTTACTCTCCTTTTGCTGACAATGACGCAAAAAATCTTTACGGTACCGATATGTACGGTTCGGGTGCGGTGCTTTCAGAAGCATACGTAACGTATACGCTTGGTAAAACAACGGCAAAAGTGGGTCGACAATTTATTGCAAGCCCACTTGTTAACAGCTCTGGTTCACGTATGATTAAAGAAGCGTTTCAAGCAGCCGTTTTGATCAATACAGACCTTCCCAATACAACATTGGTTGCAGGGTATTCTGACAGATTTCAAGGCAGAACATCCGATTATGACAGAAGCGTAGATGGTTCTGATTCTGAAATGCCTAGCTTTAAAAAAGAAGCTGTATTTTATGGAACGGGTACGACTGCAGGATCAAACGTTTTTGGATTTGATGGAGCGTACACAGCGGCTGCTATCAATAAATCAATCACAAACTTGACATTAACAGGTCAATACCTCTTTGTCAATGATGTTGAATTCACAGAAGGCGGTGATGCCAATGTCTTCTACGCTGAGGGTAACTATGTTGTGCCTTTAAGCACAATGAAACTCCTTTTTGATGTAACGTACCGTGGTTCTAGAACATCCAATGAGACATTTGATGGTTTCCATGTTGAAGGTGATATGTACCAAGGTCGTATCGGTTTTAGCGAGTTAGCAGGCTTTAAGGCGTCTTTTGCGTATAGTACGGTATCCGATGACCAATCCGTTCTCTTAGGTGCAGGAAATGGACCATCAACCTATACAGCACCACTGGTCAAAGGTGCGGAAGTAACTTCAGGTGCTAATACAGATGCCTACAAGATTGAAGTTGGTTATGATTTTACTACCGTTGGCGTTACTGGTCTGAAAGTCTTAGGTCAATATGCAAAAATCAATCAAGACAAACACACTGCCACATCAGGCATTGTATTGAACGGTGCAACGGTTGATACGGAATCTACTTACTGGGAAGCACAAGTTGCTTACGATCTTCCAACCATCAAAGGTTTAACACTCTCTTTAGAGTATGAAGATGGTCAAAAAGAGACAACCACAACGGTAGATTCAAGCGAGATACGATTTAGAGCGAACTACAAATTCTAA